From a region of the Myxococcus fulvus genome:
- a CDS encoding ArsA family ATPase codes for MAEKTQVLLIAGSGGAGRTTVAEATGLAASRRGQRTLVLSFDASRDLSGAFGVVAPTLAEARGLPVRVEDSLHLQELDVASELKRRWSDGRGEVAALLGGGLEGVTAEEVALTPGVEVLLALLLLGEYSRARTYDLIVIDAGDALRFVGGADSVGWYARRSRAPEQGARRARPSRVNPEVLHAVSDQLTDVGALLRDPTVTRARWVTTHDHRTEQSVRRACAAFGLQGLALDGIILNRLALVGEDAALARHPAVENLQHLVGAIPVTGIALQGRDIVGEEALEAFATQLYRGEDPARLGSTPPGLGVGKQAVDVYRLEVQLPFARKEEVSLSRREAELVIQVGAFRRNVLLPRMLAPLATAGASLEGDRLVVEFKKERV; via the coding sequence ATGGCTGAGAAGACGCAAGTCCTCCTCATCGCGGGGAGCGGCGGCGCGGGCCGGACGACGGTGGCCGAGGCGACGGGCCTGGCGGCCTCGCGTCGGGGCCAGCGCACGTTGGTCCTCTCCTTCGACGCCTCCCGGGACTTGAGCGGTGCCTTCGGCGTGGTGGCGCCGACGCTCGCGGAGGCCCGGGGGCTGCCCGTTCGCGTCGAGGACTCCCTGCACCTCCAGGAACTCGACGTCGCGTCGGAGCTGAAGCGCCGTTGGAGCGACGGTCGCGGCGAGGTGGCAGCGCTGCTCGGTGGTGGCCTGGAGGGTGTGACGGCCGAGGAGGTGGCGCTCACTCCGGGAGTGGAGGTGCTGCTGGCGCTCCTCCTGCTCGGCGAATACAGCCGCGCGCGGACGTACGACCTCATCGTCATCGATGCGGGGGACGCGCTGCGCTTCGTCGGCGGCGCGGACTCCGTGGGCTGGTATGCGCGCAGGTCGCGGGCGCCGGAGCAGGGCGCTCGGCGGGCGAGGCCGTCGCGCGTGAACCCGGAGGTCCTCCACGCAGTCAGCGACCAGCTGACGGACGTGGGCGCGCTGCTGCGAGACCCCACGGTGACGCGCGCGCGGTGGGTGACGACGCATGACCACCGGACCGAGCAGAGCGTCCGGAGGGCCTGCGCGGCGTTCGGTCTGCAAGGCCTTGCCCTGGATGGAATCATCCTCAATCGCCTCGCGCTGGTGGGGGAGGACGCGGCGCTCGCCCGGCACCCCGCGGTCGAGAACCTCCAGCACCTGGTCGGCGCCATCCCCGTCACTGGGATTGCGCTCCAGGGGCGGGACATCGTCGGGGAGGAGGCGCTCGAGGCCTTCGCGACGCAGTTGTACCGAGGCGAAGACCCGGCGCGGCTCGGGAGCACGCCTCCTGGCCTCGGTGTCGGCAAGCAGGCCGTGGATGTGTACAGGCTGGAGGTCCAGCTCCCCTTCGCGCGCAAGGAAGAGGTCTCGCTCTCCCGGCGCGAGGCGGAGCTCGTCATCCAGGTAGGTGCCTTCCGGCGCAATGTCCTGCTCCCCAGGATGCTCGCGCCACTCGCCACCGCCGGGGCGAGCCTGGAGGGCGACAGACTCGTCGTCGAGTTCAAGAAAGAGAGGGTTTGA
- a CDS encoding SDR family NAD(P)-dependent oxidoreductase — translation MEQEGQGRILAERLAALSPERRALLELALKRAPAPRAASPRPGLDVLLQEGTEDFATLAPFPEVAAAFSWVLAARGTRTHEQARLLEDAHRELRGALFRSVDLTACERVLGFGGGDGREWVSLARRPGAFRIIGHTSSTRDEEAARERVRAHALEERIQVVTGALDADALESGFDVAFGLEALGPPEERGGLFAALGKKVREGGRLVLGDVFLKTGLAPPHVERLSLPRIEELAIWLTTNGFLVVDCVDAAREMGNFLHEPAMDARLSQLGWGAEDARAQVARAYELMGGLLRGGAAAYLLLTAEKRGGLERGQLEALNRERLTAATAYAELPHTWVYAPAWRPVASPPHAEETTTPPGHCLVFVDQGGLGEALSRRMGEAGGRCTFVHRGEVFRQREDGGYEVPTRNPESFLRLMEALSAAGHVPSHVVYLWSLDVPEPEGLTVARLQDETLDACGGLLYLAQALLTAGASHPASPSLWMATRGAQRADDTGGLPGLLAAPLWGLGKAIAYEHPELDCRRVDLDPRRDHEDGAQALWMELSSRDDEDQVLLREGRRHVLRLARHRKWDWEGEGRLQFKADATYLVTGGLGGLGLQVARWMVERGARNLVLLGRKRASDVSAEEVKEMRARGAAIISLAGVSVDSDLDFVMAGISKRMPPLRGIIHAATEVDDGILVHQTRERLGRVFAAKVSGAWNLHRWLAGTPLDFFFSLSSSTSLMGASGQGNHLAATAFLDGLAEYRRSQGLPGQSSSWGAWTQPGDEAQAALDARMRKRGVGLVPARQAFAILEQVFGPMPAVVGVMPIHWPTFLGGLPGDGPPPLFADFGGEAGAGRAGAELRRELLRRVRLGSAEDGRSAVLEWFRARVAKVLELGVTQLPEPEQSLHELGLDSLMGVELKKLLHAELRVEFPLQELLGGKSIGELSGSLYEALR, via the coding sequence ATGGAACAAGAGGGACAGGGACGTATCCTCGCGGAGCGACTCGCCGCGCTTTCACCCGAGCGCAGGGCGCTGCTGGAGCTGGCGCTGAAGCGGGCTCCGGCGCCTCGCGCGGCGAGCCCTCGTCCGGGCCTGGACGTGTTGCTCCAGGAGGGGACGGAGGACTTCGCGACGTTGGCTCCGTTCCCGGAGGTCGCCGCCGCGTTCTCCTGGGTGCTCGCGGCGCGAGGGACGCGGACGCATGAGCAGGCTCGACTCCTGGAGGACGCGCACCGAGAGCTGCGCGGAGCGCTTTTCAGGTCGGTGGACCTCACCGCGTGTGAGCGGGTCCTCGGCTTCGGGGGCGGTGACGGCCGCGAGTGGGTGTCGCTGGCCCGACGGCCCGGCGCGTTCCGCATCATCGGCCACACCTCCTCGACTCGGGACGAGGAGGCGGCCCGCGAGCGCGTGCGTGCCCATGCACTGGAGGAACGCATCCAGGTCGTGACGGGCGCGCTGGACGCCGACGCTCTGGAGTCGGGCTTCGATGTCGCCTTCGGACTGGAGGCCCTCGGCCCTCCGGAGGAGCGGGGCGGTCTCTTCGCGGCCCTGGGGAAGAAGGTCCGCGAGGGGGGGCGACTGGTCCTCGGAGACGTGTTCCTGAAGACGGGCCTGGCGCCGCCACACGTCGAGCGCCTGTCGCTGCCGCGCATCGAGGAGCTGGCCATCTGGCTCACCACGAATGGCTTCCTCGTCGTGGACTGCGTGGACGCGGCCCGTGAGATGGGGAACTTCCTCCACGAGCCCGCGATGGACGCGCGACTGTCGCAGCTCGGCTGGGGTGCCGAGGATGCGCGAGCACAGGTGGCCCGCGCGTACGAGCTGATGGGCGGTTTGCTCCGCGGAGGCGCGGCCGCCTATTTGCTGCTGACGGCCGAGAAGCGCGGTGGACTGGAGCGAGGACAGCTGGAGGCGCTGAACCGCGAGCGGCTGACGGCGGCGACTGCCTACGCCGAGCTGCCGCACACGTGGGTGTATGCGCCCGCGTGGCGGCCCGTCGCGAGCCCTCCGCACGCGGAGGAGACCACCACACCGCCCGGGCACTGTCTGGTCTTCGTGGACCAGGGCGGGCTGGGCGAGGCGCTCTCGCGGCGCATGGGTGAGGCGGGAGGACGCTGCACCTTCGTCCACCGGGGGGAGGTGTTCCGACAGCGCGAGGACGGCGGCTACGAGGTGCCCACGCGGAACCCGGAGTCCTTCCTCCGGTTGATGGAGGCGCTGTCCGCCGCGGGGCACGTGCCTTCCCACGTCGTCTACCTGTGGAGCCTCGATGTGCCGGAGCCGGAGGGGCTGACCGTCGCGCGGCTCCAGGACGAGACGCTCGATGCGTGCGGCGGCCTGCTGTACCTCGCCCAGGCCCTGCTCACTGCGGGCGCGAGCCACCCGGCCTCGCCTTCACTCTGGATGGCCACGCGGGGCGCCCAGCGCGCCGATGACACGGGCGGACTCCCAGGGCTGCTTGCAGCTCCGCTCTGGGGACTGGGCAAGGCCATCGCCTATGAGCACCCGGAGCTCGACTGCCGCCGCGTGGACCTGGATCCCCGGCGAGACCACGAGGACGGAGCGCAGGCGTTGTGGATGGAGCTGAGCTCACGTGACGACGAGGACCAGGTCCTGTTGCGCGAGGGGCGTCGGCACGTGCTGCGGCTGGCCCGGCATCGGAAGTGGGACTGGGAGGGCGAGGGACGCCTCCAGTTCAAGGCGGACGCCACCTACCTGGTGACAGGAGGGCTGGGCGGACTGGGGCTCCAGGTGGCGCGGTGGATGGTGGAGCGCGGGGCGCGCAACCTGGTGCTCCTGGGGCGCAAGCGGGCCAGCGACGTGTCCGCCGAGGAGGTGAAGGAGATGCGTGCCCGGGGCGCGGCCATCATCTCGCTCGCGGGTGTGTCGGTGGACTCGGACCTCGACTTCGTGATGGCGGGCATCTCGAAGCGCATGCCGCCGCTGCGGGGCATCATCCACGCGGCGACGGAGGTGGACGACGGCATCCTCGTGCACCAGACGCGCGAGCGCCTGGGTCGGGTGTTCGCGGCCAAGGTCTCCGGTGCCTGGAACCTGCATCGGTGGCTCGCGGGCACGCCGCTGGACTTCTTCTTCTCGCTGTCCTCGTCCACGTCGTTGATGGGCGCCTCGGGGCAGGGCAACCACCTGGCGGCGACGGCCTTCCTGGACGGGCTCGCCGAGTACCGGCGCTCCCAGGGCCTGCCTGGACAGAGCTCGAGCTGGGGCGCCTGGACACAGCCCGGCGACGAGGCCCAGGCGGCGCTGGACGCGCGCATGCGCAAGCGCGGCGTGGGCCTGGTGCCGGCGCGGCAGGCGTTCGCCATCCTGGAGCAGGTCTTCGGCCCGATGCCGGCGGTGGTGGGAGTGATGCCCATCCATTGGCCCACCTTCCTCGGGGGGCTTCCGGGGGACGGCCCTCCGCCGTTGTTCGCGGACTTCGGAGGGGAGGCGGGCGCGGGCCGCGCGGGCGCGGAGCTGAGGCGCGAGCTGCTGCGTCGCGTGCGCCTGGGCTCCGCGGAGGACGGGCGGAGCGCGGTGCTCGAGTGGTTCCGCGCGCGGGTGGCGAAGGTGCTGGAGCTGGGCGTCACGCAGCTCCCGGAGCCCGAGCAGTCGCTGCATGAACTCGGGCTCGACTCCCTGATGGGCGTGGAGCTCAAGAAGCTGCTGCACGCGGAGCTGCGGGTGGAGTTCCCCCTCCAGGAGCTGTTGGGGGGCAAGAGCATCGGCGAGCTGTCGGGTTCTCTCTACGAAGCCCTGCGTTGA
- a CDS encoding RiPP maturation radical SAM C-methyltransferase, with translation MSGDSVQVRFVVAPFLPEHQPALGVSTLIGVLGRSGIPADVRYLNVQFMRQIGWELYYYLSYATPPEILAGEMAFLPASPDLLLGEMVFAPALWGDAASNWEEYADRLTPLLEVKQHTEGATSGGARREQALHWGRARELIRALREDSPRIVRQWAQDILADNPRVIGFTSTFQQTVASLALAKELRRLRPREELTLIMGGANCEADMGKALSDNFPFMDHVVSGEGEGVIVDLVKGVLDRRSGRPQPRYVAAPPFEAMDTLPIPDFDHYFEAIKDMPMAKRANLTAESSRGCWWGAKSHCTFCGLNGSGMAYRSKDPGRFVQELRTLAGRYGFNFFMMADNILDLKYIKSVFPALIEQGDEITMFYETKSNLRKEQLELMVAGGVTELQPGIESLSTPILELMDKGTTRLQNLQLIKWCEEFDINVNWNILFGFPGEAPEEYAEMARLMPSLVHLPPPGGCGRIRMDRFAPYWKTPEKYNLKNVRQKWAYDYVYAALPAEERRRIAYYFDYDLEGDIDPTVYLQDTLKRTEEWRDGYSRGVTLELKTRDGVTYVLDTRDGTSRETEVTVDGVRLLKAMDSIQSARVGLEKVNESREGGPMSAADFDAMLARFLEWGWVIREGAKHLSLVLDRTERQRIIDLKMAAQLGTLDWARLGARPAVSPGPERLVASST, from the coding sequence GTGTCTGGTGATTCCGTTCAGGTCCGCTTCGTCGTCGCTCCCTTCCTCCCCGAACACCAGCCCGCGCTGGGCGTGAGCACGTTGATAGGCGTGCTCGGGAGGAGCGGCATCCCGGCGGATGTCCGCTACCTCAACGTCCAGTTCATGCGGCAGATTGGCTGGGAACTCTACTACTACCTCTCCTACGCCACGCCCCCGGAGATCCTCGCCGGGGAGATGGCCTTCCTGCCGGCCTCGCCGGACCTGCTGCTGGGGGAGATGGTCTTCGCTCCGGCGCTGTGGGGCGACGCGGCCTCGAACTGGGAGGAGTACGCGGACCGGCTGACGCCGCTGCTGGAGGTGAAGCAGCACACGGAGGGCGCCACCTCGGGCGGCGCGCGGCGTGAGCAGGCGTTGCATTGGGGACGCGCCCGCGAGCTGATTCGCGCCCTGCGCGAGGACAGTCCGCGCATCGTCAGGCAGTGGGCGCAGGACATCCTGGCGGACAATCCGCGCGTCATCGGCTTCACCTCGACGTTCCAGCAGACCGTCGCCTCGCTCGCGCTGGCGAAGGAGCTGCGCCGGCTGCGTCCGCGCGAAGAGCTGACGCTCATCATGGGCGGCGCCAACTGCGAGGCCGACATGGGCAAGGCGCTCTCGGACAACTTCCCCTTCATGGACCACGTGGTCTCAGGGGAAGGCGAGGGCGTCATCGTCGACCTGGTCAAGGGCGTGCTGGACCGTCGGAGCGGACGCCCCCAGCCGCGCTACGTGGCCGCGCCGCCGTTCGAGGCCATGGACACGCTGCCGATTCCGGACTTCGACCACTACTTCGAGGCCATCAAGGACATGCCGATGGCCAAGCGCGCCAACCTGACGGCGGAGTCGTCGCGAGGCTGCTGGTGGGGGGCCAAGTCGCACTGCACCTTCTGCGGCCTCAACGGCTCCGGCATGGCGTACCGGAGCAAGGACCCGGGCCGATTCGTCCAGGAGCTGCGCACGCTCGCGGGGCGCTACGGCTTCAACTTCTTCATGATGGCCGACAACATCCTGGACCTGAAATACATCAAGTCGGTGTTCCCCGCGCTCATCGAGCAGGGGGACGAAATCACCATGTTCTATGAGACGAAGAGCAACCTCCGGAAGGAGCAGCTCGAGCTCATGGTCGCCGGGGGTGTCACCGAGTTGCAGCCGGGCATCGAGAGCCTCAGCACGCCCATCCTGGAGCTGATGGACAAGGGCACCACGCGCCTGCAGAACCTCCAGCTCATCAAGTGGTGCGAGGAGTTCGACATCAACGTGAACTGGAACATCCTCTTCGGCTTCCCGGGTGAGGCGCCCGAGGAGTACGCGGAGATGGCCCGGCTGATGCCCTCGCTCGTCCACCTGCCTCCGCCCGGGGGCTGCGGGCGCATCCGCATGGACCGGTTCGCGCCGTATTGGAAGACGCCCGAGAAGTACAACCTCAAGAACGTCCGCCAGAAGTGGGCGTATGACTATGTCTACGCCGCGCTGCCCGCCGAGGAGCGCCGGCGCATCGCGTACTACTTCGACTACGACCTCGAGGGCGACATCGACCCGACGGTCTATCTCCAGGACACGCTGAAGAGGACCGAGGAGTGGCGCGACGGGTACAGCCGGGGCGTGACGCTCGAGTTGAAGACGCGCGATGGCGTGACGTACGTGCTGGACACGCGGGACGGGACGTCGCGGGAGACGGAGGTGACGGTGGACGGCGTCCGGCTGTTGAAGGCCATGGACTCCATCCAGAGCGCTCGCGTCGGGCTCGAGAAGGTGAACGAGTCGCGCGAGGGAGGTCCGATGTCGGCGGCGGACTTCGACGCGATGCTCGCGCGGTTCCTGGAGTGGGGTTGGGTCATCCGCGAGGGCGCCAAGCACCTGAGCCTCGTGCTCGACCGCACGGAGCGCCAGCGCATCATCGACCTGAAGATGGCCGCGCAGCTGGGCACGCTCGACTGGGCCCGTCTGGGAGCCAGGCCCGCCGTGAGCCCCGGTCCCGAGCGGCTCGTCGCCTCTTCGACCTAG